A single window of Chloracidobacterium sp. DNA harbors:
- a CDS encoding DUF2085 domain-containing protein: protein MGEPATNYIPVEIYQRFRQQAVRVWVVGLVVVLIWAAAIVAAPLLKAYGFLAVSGPLYHFYSLMCHQIPDRSFHVAGEQFGVCSRCFGVYFGLVVGFAVYPLWRPIDEIEPLGRIWLFMSLVPAGIDWSLTIFGIWENTHLTRFVSGLILGVACATYIVPAIVEISRNLTIRKLRQLN, encoded by the coding sequence ATGGGCGAACCCGCGACAAATTATATTCCGGTCGAGATCTACCAACGATTTAGGCAACAGGCTGTCCGCGTTTGGGTGGTAGGGCTTGTCGTCGTTTTAATTTGGGCGGCAGCGATCGTCGCTGCGCCATTGCTCAAGGCCTACGGTTTTCTGGCGGTCTCCGGCCCGCTGTATCATTTCTATAGCTTAATGTGCCATCAGATACCTGATCGCTCGTTTCACGTGGCAGGCGAGCAGTTTGGCGTTTGTTCGAGGTGTTTTGGCGTTTATTTTGGCTTAGTGGTCGGATTTGCGGTTTACCCGCTCTGGCGACCGATCGATGAAATCGAACCGTTGGGCAGAATATGGCTTTTTATGTCACTTGTGCCGGCGGGCATCGATTGGTCGCTTACTATATTCGGTATTTGGGAGAATACGCATTTGACCCGATTCGTATCCGGCCTAATACTCGGCGTTGCCTGTGCTACATACATCGTGCCGGCCATCGTCGAGATCAGCCGTAATTTGACCATCAGAAAGCTGCGTCAGTTGAACTGA
- the glpX gene encoding class II fructose-bisphosphatase translates to MKNHKAERELALDFLRVTEAAAIESAKTMGQGDRKHSDHVAVEAMREVMDTVPMRGRIVIGEGERDEAPMLYIGEEVGGGSFSDEARSEFPEVDIAVDPLEGTNLCALGANNAIAVLAAAERGGLLNAPDIYMDKIVVGPSCRGAVDIDAPVEDNLKNIARRLGRDVEDLTIMCLDRGRHKALVDSVRNAGARIRLISDGDLSAGISAAVAGTNIHALMGIGGAPEGVITAAAMKCLNGEIQAKLVWDPDRLGVDKSKVPPEEEVMRRLSEMGISDPNKIYDTNDLAPGKKIIFAATGVTDGALLRGVRFFGAGKRTHSVVMTSDSKSIRFVDTVHVEGGPDAVIRF, encoded by the coding sequence ATGAAAAACCATAAAGCTGAACGTGAATTAGCCTTGGATTTCCTGCGTGTTACCGAAGCCGCCGCGATCGAATCTGCCAAGACAATGGGGCAAGGCGACCGTAAACACTCTGATCACGTCGCTGTCGAAGCGATGCGCGAAGTGATGGATACCGTTCCGATGCGGGGCCGCATCGTGATCGGCGAGGGCGAACGTGACGAAGCACCGATGCTCTACATTGGCGAAGAAGTTGGCGGAGGGAGCTTTTCAGACGAGGCTCGGTCCGAGTTTCCGGAAGTCGACATAGCCGTCGATCCACTTGAGGGAACCAATCTGTGTGCCCTCGGAGCAAATAATGCCATCGCAGTGTTGGCGGCGGCCGAACGCGGTGGATTGCTCAATGCACCTGACATCTATATGGACAAGATCGTCGTCGGTCCATCGTGTCGCGGCGCGGTCGATATCGATGCTCCGGTCGAAGATAACCTAAAGAATATCGCGCGACGACTAGGCCGTGATGTCGAAGACCTTACGATCATGTGCCTTGACCGAGGCCGTCACAAGGCACTTGTTGATTCAGTTCGTAACGCCGGAGCACGCATTCGTCTGATCTCTGACGGCGATTTGTCGGCCGGGATTTCAGCTGCCGTCGCGGGTACGAACATACACGCGCTAATGGGCATCGGTGGTGCGCCCGAAGGAGTCATTACGGCCGCTGCTATGAAGTGTCTGAATGGCGAGATCCAGGCAAAGCTCGTGTGGGACCCGGACCGATTGGGCGTCGACAAGTCAAAGGTTCCGCCCGAGGAAGAGGTGATGCGTAGGCTGAGCGAGATGGGAATTTCCGATCCGAATAAGATTTACGACACGAACGACCTTGCTCCCGGAAAAAAGATAATCTTCGCAGCGACGGGCGTGACCGACGGTGCGTTGCTCCGCGGCGTTCGCTTCTTCGGCGCCGGAAAACGCACCCACTCTGTTGTGATGACAAGTGATTCGAAGAGTATTCGTTTCGTCGATACCGTTCACGTTGAGGGTGGTCCTGACGCAGTCATCAGATTCTAA
- a CDS encoding 4Fe-4S binding protein has translation MTYIVAEPCVQCKYSDCAAVCPVEAFHELPDRLLINPDACIDCDACLPECPVEAIYSDMSIPEEYMEWLEINKDAENYPIISVKQPALFGPGCKGQPE, from the coding sequence ATGACCTATATCGTTGCTGAGCCTTGTGTCCAATGTAAATACAGTGATTGCGCCGCAGTTTGCCCTGTCGAAGCGTTTCACGAACTGCCGGATCGTCTCTTGATCAACCCGGACGCTTGCATCGATTGCGATGCGTGTCTCCCCGAGTGTCCGGTAGAAGCGATCTACTCAGATATGTCTATCCCCGAAGAATATATGGAGTGGCTCGAGATCAATAAGGACGCGGAAAATTATCCGATAATCAGCGTTAAGCAGCCCGCACTATTTGGCCCGGGTTGTAAAGGCCAACCTGAATAA
- the wecB gene encoding UDP-N-acetylglucosamine 2-epimerase (non-hydrolyzing) codes for MKVLVLFGTRPEVIKLAPVIHELRKRFFQTIVVSSSQHKQLLRPFLETLEVDIDFDLGVMRRNQSPTEVCSRILAKLDKVLESERPDLILVQGDTTTTLAGALAGFYRRIPVGHVEAGLRSGNLMSPYPEEMNRRVISQIATFHFAATEKNRSNLLAEDVPSDRIFVTGNPVVDSLRGMLKKISPSPKIAELIESTAGKKRILLTTHRRESFGTVMTANMKVLRDFVDKHQDVCLFFPVHPNPNVKVIAKEVLGKRKRIHLLNPLDYGDFLAIMQSTWLIVSDSGGVQEEAPSLGKPLLVMRENTERPEAIRAGVSKLIGTDPGALKHLLEENYSVDTWIKSVKEVANPFGDGRSSARIVRIIEEKLAAKNIAVKANQLVLF; via the coding sequence ATGAAGGTACTTGTACTCTTCGGCACACGTCCGGAGGTGATCAAGCTTGCTCCTGTGATCCACGAACTTCGTAAACGATTTTTTCAGACCATCGTGGTTTCTTCTAGCCAGCATAAACAGCTTTTGAGGCCATTCCTTGAAACCCTCGAGGTTGACATCGATTTTGACCTTGGCGTGATGAGGAGAAACCAATCGCCTACCGAGGTTTGTTCAAGAATCTTGGCAAAGCTCGATAAGGTACTGGAATCTGAACGCCCTGATCTGATACTCGTTCAGGGCGATACGACCACGACGCTCGCCGGTGCTCTTGCGGGATTCTATCGCCGAATCCCTGTCGGCCACGTTGAGGCCGGACTGCGGTCGGGCAATTTGATGAGTCCATACCCGGAGGAGATGAACCGGCGTGTCATTTCACAGATCGCAACATTTCATTTCGCAGCCACTGAAAAAAATCGGAGCAACCTGCTCGCTGAGGATGTCCCGAGCGATCGGATTTTCGTCACGGGAAACCCGGTCGTAGACTCGCTGCGGGGAATGCTCAAAAAGATATCTCCCAGCCCAAAGATCGCTGAGCTTATAGAATCGACTGCGGGTAAAAAGCGGATTTTGCTAACTACGCACCGACGTGAGAGTTTTGGGACAGTGATGACCGCAAATATGAAAGTATTGCGGGACTTTGTCGATAAACACCAAGACGTCTGTCTCTTCTTTCCGGTACACCCAAACCCCAATGTGAAGGTCATTGCCAAAGAAGTACTGGGCAAGCGAAAACGCATTCATTTGCTAAACCCACTTGATTATGGTGATTTTCTGGCTATTATGCAGTCGACTTGGCTGATCGTATCTGATTCTGGCGGCGTACAGGAAGAAGCACCGAGTCTCGGCAAGCCTCTGCTCGTTATGCGGGAAAACACTGAACGTCCCGAAGCGATTAGGGCAGGCGTTTCGAAGTTGATCGGTACCGATCCGGGCGCACTCAAACACCTGCTTGAAGAAAACTATTCCGTCGACACGTGGATCAAATCCGTAAAGGAAGTTGCCAACCCGTTTGGCGACGGCCGCTCATCGGCGCGGATCGTCCGAATTATCGAAGAAAAGCTCGCGGCAAAAAATATTGCCGTAAAAGCGAACCAATTAGTACTTTTCTAA
- a CDS encoding glycosyltransferase has product MSTSDTNNKHLLTVMVEDYFHVGAFGNLIQQRNWSNFVPRYAHNTQKALDLLDQYDTKATFFVLGWIAEQSPELVREIVNRGHEVASRGYYHRSLENLSIEEFREDLRRTNAAIETASGQKVSGYRAADKLPFQQHDWVLDVLAEEGFAYDSSFLPKRGDDPKKQVAHRYEHNDSAIWEFPYSTRDLGIGLLPISGGNYFRQIPYTLMRRAVSNWHKRSDAPFISYFHVWELDPEQPRISAASRYSRIRHYRNLDKMEWILHENLALYKCTGIADHLGIDRETHISVEPDMAAATEITVPANAPLDLTPVSIVIPCYNEQESLPYLAKTLASVEERLKKIGYTSQLIFVDDNSQDDTLAVIHSLFGDSKGLQVVKHDVNQGVAGGIVTGIRAARTEIVCSIDCDCTFDPHELENMIPMLGECVDLVQASPYHKDGGVQNVPGWRLLLSKGASVLFRRVLHTKIASYTACFRVMRRSSMIDIEPEELGFHGVPELLGLLDLKGGKIVEFPTVLAVRLFGASKMKTLKTIAGTVKLLSRLTLMRAFGKTNPIRPSTSSERLLPASKD; this is encoded by the coding sequence ATGTCGACGTCTGATACCAACAATAAGCACTTGCTCACCGTAATGGTAGAGGACTATTTCCACGTCGGGGCCTTTGGGAACCTGATTCAGCAGCGGAACTGGTCTAACTTTGTGCCCAGATACGCGCATAATACTCAGAAAGCTCTCGACCTTCTGGATCAATACGACACAAAAGCGACATTTTTCGTTCTTGGTTGGATCGCCGAGCAGAGCCCGGAATTGGTGCGCGAGATCGTCAATCGCGGTCACGAGGTCGCAAGCCGTGGGTATTATCACCGAAGCCTAGAAAATCTTTCGATCGAAGAGTTTAGGGAAGATCTCCGCCGGACCAACGCCGCGATCGAGACCGCGTCCGGACAAAAGGTGTCGGGTTACCGTGCCGCCGACAAACTTCCATTTCAACAACACGATTGGGTTCTGGACGTACTAGCCGAAGAGGGTTTTGCATACGATTCATCATTTTTGCCGAAGCGGGGTGATGACCCGAAAAAGCAAGTTGCTCACCGCTACGAGCACAATGATTCGGCCATCTGGGAGTTTCCATATTCGACACGTGACCTCGGCATCGGGCTTCTGCCGATCTCGGGTGGTAATTATTTCCGGCAGATCCCTTACACGTTAATGCGGCGGGCCGTAAGCAATTGGCATAAGCGGTCTGATGCCCCGTTCATATCATATTTTCACGTTTGGGAACTTGATCCGGAACAGCCGCGAATTTCGGCGGCTTCTCGTTACAGCCGTATCCGGCATTATCGAAATTTGGACAAAATGGAGTGGATCCTCCACGAGAACCTTGCACTCTACAAATGTACCGGGATCGCCGATCATTTGGGTATCGATCGCGAAACCCATATTTCCGTCGAACCGGATATGGCCGCGGCCACAGAGATAACAGTACCGGCAAATGCTCCGCTAGACCTCACACCGGTTTCGATCGTTATACCTTGCTACAATGAGCAGGAATCACTGCCGTATTTGGCGAAGACCCTAGCCTCGGTCGAAGAGCGTCTAAAAAAGATCGGTTACACTTCACAACTGATATTTGTAGACGACAATAGCCAAGACGACACACTTGCCGTGATCCATAGCCTTTTCGGCGACTCGAAAGGACTGCAGGTTGTTAAACACGATGTGAATCAGGGCGTCGCCGGCGGTATCGTCACCGGAATTCGTGCCGCTCGTACCGAAATCGTCTGCTCGATCGATTGCGACTGCACATTTGACCCTCACGAACTCGAAAATATGATCCCGATGTTGGGAGAGTGCGTTGACTTGGTCCAGGCGTCGCCCTATCACAAGGATGGCGGCGTACAGAATGTTCCCGGCTGGCGGTTGCTGCTTTCCAAAGGCGCGTCCGTGTTGTTTCGACGCGTTCTGCATACCAAAATTGCGTCCTATACCGCATGTTTTAGGGTGATGCGGCGTAGTTCGATGATCGATATCGAACCCGAAGAACTCGGCTTTCACGGTGTACCGGAGCTGCTCGGACTGCTCGATCTCAAAGGTGGCAAGATCGTGGAATTCCCCACAGTTCTTGCCGTTCGACTTTTTGGAGCTTCCAAAATGAAGACATTAAAAACGATCGCTGGCACCGTCAAACTGCTTTCCAGACTGACGTTGATGCGAGCGTTCGGGAAAACAAACCCTATTCGACCTTCTACATCAAGTGAGAGGCTTTTGCCGGCCTCGAAGGACTGA
- a CDS encoding FAD-dependent oxidoreductase yields MTQNIAIVGTGFLGMTLAMRLADSGANVTLYESAGEIGGLASVWEINNILWDKHYHVVLASDRHTRNIIEELGLGDDFRWVETKTGFYTDGELVSMSDTLEFLKFPPLDLISKLRLGATIFYASRVKEWKRLEKITVEQWLTKLSGRKTFDKIWKPLLKAKLGEAYKETAASFIWATIQRMYSARRSGMKREMFGYVAGGYARVLERFGEVLLEKGVEIRLNSRVQQIERLENGKIKVSTAAARRGKDAKPHIARQNTKYANFQASATIAPGFSGAFLSEPKADAGSVVQFPNTANESIFDKVILTCPSNTAAKMLPQVDPAERRMLESIRYQGIVCASVMMKCSLSDFYVTNITDDTPFTGIIEMTAIVDKREFDRNALVYLPRYIAPDDDLFDRSDDEIQTLFLEGLERMYPKFKRKDVVAFKISRVRQVFPVPVLRYSEGLADKRSSVAGVYVVNSSHIVNGTLNINETVQLAETFFAEEFGSKTVI; encoded by the coding sequence ATGACACAAAATATTGCCATTGTCGGAACCGGATTTTTAGGGATGACGCTCGCGATGAGGTTGGCTGACTCCGGAGCAAATGTGACGCTGTACGAATCTGCCGGAGAGATCGGCGGCTTGGCCTCGGTCTGGGAAATAAATAATATCCTTTGGGACAAGCACTATCACGTTGTGCTTGCGTCAGATCGACATACACGCAATATTATTGAAGAACTCGGCCTCGGCGATGACTTTCGATGGGTCGAGACCAAAACCGGATTTTATACTGACGGCGAACTAGTCTCAATGTCCGATACGCTTGAGTTTCTCAAGTTTCCGCCGCTCGATCTCATCAGCAAACTTCGCCTCGGAGCCACCATCTTCTACGCTTCGCGCGTTAAGGAATGGAAACGTCTCGAAAAGATCACCGTCGAACAATGGTTAACCAAGCTGTCAGGCCGAAAAACGTTTGACAAGATATGGAAGCCTCTGCTCAAGGCAAAACTCGGTGAGGCGTACAAGGAAACGGCGGCGTCATTTATCTGGGCAACGATCCAACGAATGTATTCGGCACGCCGTTCGGGAATGAAGCGTGAGATGTTTGGCTATGTCGCCGGCGGATATGCCCGCGTGCTCGAACGTTTTGGCGAGGTTTTACTCGAAAAGGGCGTCGAGATTCGCCTAAATTCGCGGGTTCAACAAATCGAACGGCTAGAAAACGGCAAGATCAAGGTCTCGACCGCTGCCGCAAGACGTGGCAAAGACGCCAAACCGCATATCGCTCGGCAAAACACCAAATACGCAAACTTCCAGGCAAGTGCTACCATAGCACCAGGATTTTCGGGAGCGTTTCTCTCCGAACCGAAGGCCGATGCCGGTTCGGTCGTCCAGTTTCCCAACACGGCCAATGAATCGATCTTCGATAAAGTGATTCTCACCTGCCCCTCGAATACCGCGGCCAAAATGTTGCCGCAGGTGGACCCTGCGGAACGCAGAATGCTGGAGAGCATTCGATATCAAGGCATCGTCTGTGCGTCGGTAATGATGAAATGCTCGCTGTCTGATTTTTATGTTACCAATATCACGGATGACACGCCTTTTACGGGTATCATCGAAATGACGGCGATCGTCGATAAACGAGAGTTTGATCGAAATGCATTGGTCTATCTGCCGCGATACATAGCTCCGGACGATGATCTCTTTGACCGTTCGGACGATGAGATTCAGACTCTGTTTCTTGAAGGTCTCGAGCGGATGTATCCCAAATTCAAACGAAAGGACGTAGTTGCCTTTAAGATCTCTCGCGTCCGGCAGGTCTTTCCCGTGCCGGTTCTGCGATATTCCGAAGGCCTCGCGGATAAACGGTCATCTGTGGCGGGCGTATACGTTGTAAATTCGTCGCATATTGTAAATGGCACGCTAAATATCAATGAAACAGTGCAGTTGGCCGAGACGTTTTTTGCTGAAGAATTTGGCAGTAAAACTGTGATCTAG
- a CDS encoding polysaccharide deacetylase family protein yields MKPIASLSLDLDNQWSYMKTHGDGGWDTFPSYLDLVTPRILGFLNERGLNITFFIIGQDAALDKNRDAITSIVDGGHEIANHSFNHEPWLHLYSRGELVTEFEKTESAIESLTGIRPIGFRGPGFSLSAAVLDVLGERGYEYDCSTLPTYIAPLARAFYMMRAPDVSDEEKAKLKKLFGKFSDGFRSLRPHYVDAGGKQIVEIPVTTFPIIKTPIHASYLMYLMTFSPALARLYWRTTVAACRLNGVQPSLLLHPLDFLSGDDVSELKFFPAMNVPAARKIEFLDFAIGLLAKTFKITTMREHADNFRGHPVPGSRAVPLASA; encoded by the coding sequence ATGAAACCGATCGCGAGCCTTTCGCTCGACCTCGACAATCAATGGTCGTATATGAAGACCCACGGCGATGGAGGATGGGACACCTTTCCGTCATATCTGGATCTCGTCACACCGCGTATACTCGGATTTCTTAATGAACGCGGGCTTAATATCACATTCTTCATCATCGGGCAGGATGCCGCACTTGACAAAAATCGCGATGCGATCACGTCGATCGTTGACGGCGGACACGAGATCGCAAATCATAGCTTCAACCACGAACCGTGGCTGCACCTTTACAGCCGCGGCGAACTGGTCACTGAATTTGAAAAAACTGAAAGCGCAATTGAGAGCCTGACCGGCATTCGGCCCATCGGGTTTCGGGGGCCGGGCTTCAGCCTGTCGGCCGCGGTGCTCGACGTGCTCGGCGAGCGTGGGTATGAGTACGATTGCTCGACGCTACCGACCTATATAGCCCCGTTGGCACGGGCATTTTATATGATGCGGGCCCCCGATGTGAGCGACGAGGAAAAAGCAAAATTAAAAAAGCTATTCGGGAAATTTTCGGATGGTTTCCGTAGCTTACGGCCTCATTATGTTGATGCAGGGGGTAAACAGATCGTGGAAATTCCGGTAACGACGTTTCCCATCATTAAAACACCGATCCACGCCAGTTATCTAATGTATTTGATGACGTTTTCACCGGCACTTGCCCGATTGTATTGGCGGACCACGGTTGCGGCCTGCAGACTTAACGGTGTACAACCATCGCTTCTGCTGCATCCGCTCGATTTTTTATCGGGCGATGATGTCAGCGAATTAAAATTCTTTCCGGCGATGAACGTCCCGGCTGCCAGGAAGATCGAATTTCTTGACTTTGCGATCGGCCTATTGGCCAAAACCTTTAAGATCACCACAATGCGTGAGCACGCCGATAACTTTCGGGGACACCCCGTCCCCGGATCACGGGCCGTCCCGCTCGCAAGTGCCTGA
- a CDS encoding glycosyltransferase family 39 protein: protein MKPELTQRSQLIILGLLMLLHLAIAVPFAYHLNIWVDEASTLYATQNGLAVAIQTAAAQQKQAPLYFWVMSVWRLASDSIFFARLFSIICSLGAISVFASLAKRYFQPKPALLLTAFFALHPYLIWASVEIRVYSAVILLSVVLLRLFLDAFPAPENNDAAGPFARTKLLFLAIVIVALYTNFYLGFVIAGLFVALIVSRRWRDARSFALLMIIAGIVFIPMVLMVKSVFLAKTSGYQEEHSLIVPFKEIWYHSLTFVLPAEVFPAEPPSIFAYWRTWVVRVAFIVLGIFAVVRRRQITADTLQVGTITSVILVCLVIAYFLIGHEYLAIRHLAPLFAPIILLLALLCRDILKDSIRIRPAIPTLVFCVVVMTSFTYATINLYPGYTKRGDWARVGEFIRQNEKPGQPIIVFITFESLALRYHYAGINRILPSERFFVYGPEGKYGSPESLKSEIDYVIFAIPADAEQIWLAVGEKCIVTEACTPLQKYIDAHYTIEIEQQFYLEKVYLLKKKPQ, encoded by the coding sequence ATGAAGCCGGAACTCACGCAAAGGTCACAATTGATCATTTTGGGGTTGCTGATGTTGCTCCACCTCGCGATCGCGGTGCCGTTTGCGTATCACCTTAATATCTGGGTAGATGAGGCTTCGACCCTTTACGCCACCCAGAATGGTCTGGCCGTGGCGATCCAAACCGCTGCGGCACAGCAAAAGCAAGCTCCACTCTATTTTTGGGTGATGAGCGTGTGGAGACTAGCCAGCGACTCGATATTTTTCGCACGGCTTTTTTCGATTATTTGTAGCCTTGGCGCGATCTCAGTCTTTGCGAGTCTGGCTAAACGCTATTTTCAGCCTAAACCTGCATTGCTACTGACGGCATTTTTTGCGCTGCATCCCTATCTTATCTGGGCAAGTGTCGAGATCCGTGTCTATTCGGCGGTAATTCTGTTGTCAGTCGTACTTCTCCGTTTATTCTTAGATGCATTTCCAGCTCCGGAAAATAATGATGCCGCCGGCCCGTTCGCACGAACGAAACTGCTGTTCTTGGCCATCGTCATTGTCGCTCTTTACACGAATTTTTACCTTGGCTTTGTGATCGCCGGACTTTTCGTAGCGTTGATAGTTTCTAGACGATGGCGTGACGCTCGCTCATTCGCTCTCCTAATGATCATTGCGGGAATTGTGTTTATTCCGATGGTACTGATGGTGAAATCCGTCTTCCTAGCAAAGACTAGCGGTTATCAAGAAGAACACTCACTCATCGTCCCGTTCAAAGAGATCTGGTATCACTCCCTTACATTCGTTCTTCCGGCGGAGGTTTTTCCGGCCGAACCGCCGTCAATATTTGCGTATTGGCGGACCTGGGTCGTACGAGTAGCATTTATCGTTCTTGGGATCTTCGCCGTGGTTAGGCGACGGCAAATTACAGCGGACACGTTACAGGTGGGCACGATCACGTCGGTGATCCTCGTCTGCCTTGTGATTGCCTATTTCCTTATTGGTCACGAATATTTGGCGATTCGACATCTCGCTCCGCTATTTGCGCCCATCATCCTGTTGTTAGCCCTATTGTGCCGCGACATCTTAAAAGACTCGATTCGCATACGCCCGGCGATCCCGACACTCGTGTTTTGTGTGGTCGTGATGACCTCATTTACATACGCAACGATCAATCTCTATCCGGGCTACACCAAGCGGGGAGATTGGGCCCGAGTCGGCGAGTTTATTCGTCAGAATGAGAAACCCGGACAGCCGATAATCGTGTTCATCACATTTGAATCGCTGGCACTCAGATATCATTACGCGGGCATAAATCGAATTTTGCCTTCAGAGCGATTCTTCGTGTATGGACCGGAGGGTAAGTACGGCAGTCCCGAGAGTTTGAAGAGTGAGATCGATTACGTGATTTTCGCAATTCCGGCGGACGCAGAGCAGATATGGCTTGCAGTGGGCGAAAAATGCATAGTTACTGAGGCCTGCACCCCATTGCAAAAGTACATCGATGCACACTACACTATTGAGATAGAACAACAATTTTATCTTGAGAAAGTTTACTTACTCAAAAAGAAACCGCAATGA
- the def gene encoding peptide deformylase: MAVRKITEYPEEVLGKLGQPVTNFDTELAELCSDMFETMYDADGVGLAAPQIGLNLRLFVMDCDDIKLVAANPEIIYTEGEQSSPEGCLSVGKVPAVVVRPMKARLRAQNEKGEWFESDAEGYAARAFMHETDHCNGKLFIDHLPKMRREMIVKRFKKEKTWK, translated from the coding sequence ATGGCCGTCAGAAAGATCACTGAATATCCTGAAGAAGTATTGGGCAAGTTGGGTCAGCCGGTAACAAATTTTGATACTGAGCTAGCAGAGTTGTGCTCGGATATGTTCGAGACGATGTACGACGCCGATGGTGTCGGGCTCGCGGCACCGCAGATCGGGCTCAATCTACGGCTTTTTGTAATGGACTGCGACGACATCAAGCTTGTCGCGGCCAACCCCGAGATCATATACACCGAAGGCGAGCAATCGAGTCCCGAAGGCTGTCTTTCCGTCGGCAAAGTACCTGCTGTCGTCGTTAGGCCGATGAAAGCCCGCCTGCGGGCTCAAAACGAAAAAGGCGAATGGTTCGAGAGCGATGCCGAAGGGTACGCGGCACGGGCATTTATGCACGAAACCGACCATTGCAACGGAAAGCTTTTCATCGACCACCTGCCGAAGATGCGTCGGGAGATGATCGTCAAGCGATTTAAGAAAGAGAAAACCTGGAAATAA
- the trmB gene encoding tRNA (guanosine(46)-N7)-methyltransferase TrmB, producing MARVRIHQHVNPLSPYYRQEPDPVDLDSVFADPKQPLLLDIGCARGRFLLKMAEVEPAWNYLGVEIREPLVDEANRLAAEDGRGNLHYTFCNAMLWLDRLIGGIPEGSLQAVAIQFPDPWFKKRHAKRRMVNAELVEAVVNRLAVGGRIFIQTDIEVLAGEMFELFRADKRLNEVITTVNPFPVRTERELAVEEKQLPVYRVIFTRD from the coding sequence ATGGCTCGGGTCAGAATTCACCAACACGTTAATCCATTAAGTCCCTATTACCGGCAGGAACCAGATCCGGTCGATCTCGATTCCGTCTTTGCAGATCCTAAGCAACCCTTATTGCTCGATATTGGCTGTGCACGCGGCCGATTCTTGCTAAAGATGGCCGAGGTCGAGCCCGCGTGGAATTATTTGGGCGTTGAGATCCGCGAACCATTAGTTGACGAAGCTAACCGTCTGGCCGCCGAGGACGGTCGCGGCAATTTGCACTACACATTTTGTAACGCAATGTTATGGCTCGATCGATTGATCGGTGGGATACCTGAAGGGTCGCTACAGGCAGTGGCGATCCAATTTCCTGATCCGTGGTTTAAGAAGAGGCACGCTAAACGCCGTATGGTGAATGCAGAACTCGTCGAGGCGGTTGTGAACAGACTTGCGGTTGGCGGCCGCATCTTTATCCAGACCGACATCGAGGTTTTAGCAGGGGAAATGTTCGAATTGTTTCGGGCAGACAAACGTTTGAACGAGGTAATTACTACCGTTAACCCTTTTCCTGTGAGAACCGAGCGAGAATTGGCGGTGGAGGAAAAGCAATTGCCGGTCTATCGGGTCATATTTACCCGAGATTAG
- a CDS encoding rhomboid family intramembrane serine protease: MSFTYQSDDAPQERAPDQPQVPFSAPPIYTYILLGGIAAVALTQFTTGLEASILSAGFVKPAFLQGHEYWRILTGAATHGSIPHVLMNCYAFYSFGKIFEILANRAHLAIVFLLSAIGGGFLSLLFVPAGISVGASGGIVGLIGYLVIYAFRRRSFITAEFRRNLLMNIGFILIFGLVLYQSIDNFGHIGGLLTGAVYGLLQIPSNEYVDPRSAGPVVQTAGVAALGIYLATCLFSILLILHIV; encoded by the coding sequence ATGTCATTTACTTATCAGTCGGACGACGCGCCGCAGGAACGAGCACCCGATCAACCTCAGGTGCCGTTCTCCGCTCCACCGATTTACACATATATTCTCCTTGGCGGAATCGCCGCTGTCGCTTTGACACAGTTTACGACCGGTCTCGAGGCGTCTATCTTGAGTGCCGGTTTTGTAAAGCCGGCATTTTTACAGGGCCACGAATATTGGCGCATCCTGACCGGTGCGGCGACGCACGGTAGCATACCGCACGTCTTGATGAACTGCTATGCGTTTTACAGTTTTGGCAAGATATTTGAGATATTGGCTAATCGGGCACATCTTGCGATCGTATTCCTTTTGTCGGCGATCGGCGGCGGCTTTTTAAGCCTTCTGTTTGTTCCGGCGGGCATATCGGTCGGTGCCTCCGGCGGCATTGTTGGGTTGATCGGCTATTTGGTCATCTATGCGTTCCGCCGCCGCTCGTTCATCACCGCGGAGTTTCGCCGTAACCTATTGATGAATATCGGGTTCATACTTATCTTCGGATTGGTGCTGTACCAGTCGATCGATAATTTCGGTCATATAGGCGGATTGCTGACCGGTGCCGTTTACGGCCTGCTTCAAATACCTTCGAATGAGTACGTCGATCCGCGATCGGCCGGGCCCGTGGTTCAGACGGCAGGTGTTGCTGCTCTGGGGATATATCTGGCAACTTGTCTCTTCAGCATTTTGCTGATCCTTCACATCGTCTAG